One segment of Candidatus Auribacterota bacterium DNA contains the following:
- a CDS encoding MotA/TolQ/ExbB proton channel family protein: protein MRRLKWGRVAFAALAAVAAAATALGADDSWLSLRYHSLAKGGVLMIPLAACSVLAVAFAAERFIMMRPDKIVPLDFVKEVRDLTAQGKFAKAVELCRAHKNPVSSVFRVALMLSEKPSMTNDIIRSTVEDLGARAIDELALRIKPLLMISNISPLLGLLGTVFGIIQAFNVVASEAGLGRADLLAAGISMALITTAAGLTIAIPALACFYYFRGLLEGSISERMEITLRAFMEDFVEGRGKK from the coding sequence ATGCGAAGGTTAAAATGGGGCCGGGTGGCATTTGCCGCACTGGCGGCGGTCGCTGCGGCGGCAACTGCACTCGGGGCGGATGATTCCTGGCTCTCGCTGCGGTATCACTCGCTGGCGAAGGGGGGCGTGCTCATGATCCCGCTCGCGGCGTGCTCCGTGCTCGCCGTGGCGTTCGCCGCGGAGCGGTTCATCATGATGCGGCCGGACAAGATTGTTCCCCTGGATTTCGTAAAAGAGGTGAGGGATCTCACGGCGCAGGGGAAGTTCGCGAAGGCCGTCGAGCTCTGCCGGGCGCACAAGAACCCGGTCTCCTCGGTTTTCCGCGTGGCCCTCATGCTCAGCGAGAAACCATCGATGACCAACGACATCATCCGGAGCACCGTGGAGGACCTGGGGGCGCGCGCGATCGACGAGCTCGCCCTCCGGATCAAGCCGCTGCTCATGATCTCCAACATCAGCCCGCTCCTGGGGTTGCTGGGGACGGTGTTCGGTATCATACAAGCGTTCAACGTCGTGGCGTCTGAGGCGGGGCTGGGGAGGGCCGACCTCCTGGCGGCCGGCATCTCGATGGCGCTGATCACGACCGCCGCGGGGCTCACGATCGCCATCCCCGCTCTGGCGTGCTTCTATTACTTCAGGGGACTTCTGGAAGGCAGTATTTCCGAGCGGATGGAGATCACGCTGCGGGCCTTTATGGAGGATTTCGTTGAGGGAAGGGGGAAAAAATGA
- a CDS encoding radical SAM protein — MRIFLIHIRDPQFYALPERTRVKNGNIRVTGFPPIGIMSLSAVLRRAGHECVLFDQANPETPREVIIEEIHRQRPALVGLSFLSTTSYPYAKILARQIRAADAKVLLAFGGVFATLNAEHIKLQCPEVDFVCRGDGEQLILDLVERLDDPAGVAGLTWMKDGQVVHNPNREMDRDLDQWPFPDRDGLPLEFVESMPLDVPVVLSMERFTTMQTSRGCPWQCVFCDVPIFSEGKWRSRSPQHVVDELAHLQKLGYGSVYFVDDNFLLQPKRIEAICKGINDTGITIRWGCEGRVDSVVQHLFPAMAKAHCHALMFGIESGSQKVLDRLGKKHTLAEVESAVANAKRAGIDIVHGFFVVGSPDETIEDMKATFDFASRIRLDTFSFNRLCVYRGTPLWQEYVKRGLIQDETDWYKYFKCSEIDPTCLSGEVINRERIAGMRRLFLYKMTHYPGQMLRILRRFARSMPLWDILYLIIKPFLGKKRGRTRAERVSRAVT, encoded by the coding sequence ATGCGCATATTCCTGATTCACATCCGAGACCCACAGTTTTACGCGCTCCCGGAACGAACTCGTGTTAAAAACGGAAATATCCGTGTGACAGGCTTCCCGCCGATCGGAATCATGTCGCTCTCCGCGGTGCTCAGGCGCGCCGGCCACGAGTGCGTCCTGTTCGACCAGGCTAATCCTGAAACACCCCGCGAGGTTATCATCGAGGAGATCCACAGGCAGCGACCGGCCCTCGTCGGCTTGAGTTTCTTGAGCACTACCAGTTACCCGTATGCGAAGATCCTCGCCCGCCAGATCCGCGCCGCCGACGCAAAGGTGTTGCTGGCATTCGGTGGTGTGTTTGCCACGCTGAACGCCGAGCATATCAAGCTTCAGTGCCCCGAGGTGGACTTCGTCTGCCGCGGCGATGGCGAGCAACTCATCCTCGATCTCGTGGAGCGTCTGGACGATCCCGCAGGCGTCGCGGGGCTCACCTGGATGAAGGATGGCCAGGTGGTACACAACCCCAACCGCGAGATGGACCGCGACCTCGACCAGTGGCCGTTCCCCGACCGTGACGGCCTGCCGTTAGAGTTCGTCGAGTCGATGCCGCTCGACGTGCCGGTGGTTTTATCCATGGAGCGCTTCACGACCATGCAGACCTCCCGCGGGTGCCCGTGGCAATGTGTATTCTGCGACGTTCCGATTTTCAGCGAGGGGAAGTGGCGCTCTCGCAGTCCGCAGCACGTGGTTGACGAGTTGGCACACCTGCAAAAACTTGGCTACGGTTCGGTCTACTTTGTCGACGATAACTTCCTTCTGCAGCCCAAGCGGATCGAGGCGATCTGCAAGGGGATCAATGACACCGGGATCACCATCCGGTGGGGCTGCGAGGGGCGCGTTGACTCAGTGGTCCAGCATCTTTTCCCCGCCATGGCCAAGGCACACTGTCATGCCCTTATGTTCGGGATCGAGAGCGGCAGCCAGAAGGTGCTCGATCGGCTGGGAAAGAAGCATACGCTGGCGGAGGTTGAGAGCGCGGTGGCGAACGCCAAGCGGGCGGGAATCGATATCGTCCACGGGTTCTTTGTCGTCGGCAGTCCGGATGAGACCATCGAGGATATGAAAGCAACCTTCGATTTCGCATCAAGGATCCGACTGGATACCTTCTCGTTCAACCGCCTCTGCGTCTACCGCGGCACACCGCTCTGGCAGGAGTACGTAAAACGCGGCTTGATACAAGACGAGACCGATTGGTACAAGTACTTCAAATGCTCCGAGATCGATCCCACCTGCCTTTCGGGCGAGGTGATCAACCGCGAGCGCATCGCCGGCATGCGGCGGCTCTTTCTCTACAAGATGACGCATTACCCGGGCCAAATGCTGCGCATACTTCGCCGCTTCGCCCGCTCTATGCCGCTGTGGGACATTCTGTATCTCATTATTAAGCCCTTCCTCGGGAAGAAGCGCGGCAGGACGAGGGCGGAACGGGTGTCGCGCGCGGTCACGTGA
- a CDS encoding biopolymer transporter ExbD: protein MRILRRKSTEGDELNLVPLIDVVFNLLVFFLVATSFQRVQRELQVELPRAKSAETAAMDMQPIYVTVDREGVITMGEKKVSLEELPKTLRESAREVRRPRVFVRGDAKTYHQNIVAVLNSCQEAGITDVSLATEK from the coding sequence ATGAGGATCTTGCGCAGGAAGTCAACCGAGGGGGACGAGCTCAACCTGGTTCCCCTCATTGACGTCGTCTTCAATCTTCTTGTCTTCTTCCTCGTCGCCACCTCCTTCCAGCGGGTGCAAAGGGAGCTGCAGGTGGAGCTCCCGCGGGCGAAGAGCGCGGAGACGGCCGCGATGGACATGCAGCCGATCTACGTGACAGTGGACCGGGAGGGCGTCATCACGATGGGCGAGAAAAAGGTGTCACTAGAGGAGCTGCCGAAGACACTGCGCGAGTCGGCCCGGGAGGTGCGGAGGCCGAGGGTTTTCGTCCGCGGTGACGCCAAGACCTACCACCAGAACATCGTTGCCGTGTTGAATTCGTGCCAGGAGGCGGGGATCACGGACGTTTCCCTGGCGACGGAGAAATGA